The following proteins are encoded in a genomic region of Limanda limanda chromosome 22, fLimLim1.1, whole genome shotgun sequence:
- the LOC132995905 gene encoding zinc finger protein ZFP2-like: MSAVQLLRVSVHERINAAAEDFLLQVEKGGGKAQVPELRAMLTERLMAAAEEILAVLEETVAEYEDRVEQSELEICRQKRLLDAVMQPEVRLHRADILELVVSKEEVPPEQQQWSSLVDQEDPEPPHIKEELEELWTNQKGEQLQQLEEADMKFTLTPVAVKSEEDEEKPQFTQLHQSQTEENRADCGGPEPARNSGPDGHLQQGPEEKTEDSSETEVSDDDLIPTSEPGTDKKPFSCSECGKRFSHKCLLTEHSRTHTGEKPFSCSECGKRFSHKGALTVHSRIHTGEKPFSCTQCGKTFGQSSSLTVHMRSHTGEKPFSCSQCGKSFIGNFDLKKHMTIHTGEKPFCCIECGKRFRINGNLTTHMRSHTGEKPFSCTQCCKTFSQKGKLTVHMRSHTGEKPFRCTQCGKTFSQSGSLTHHMRSHTGEKTFSCTQCGQSFYRQSDLNKHMRKH; this comes from the exons ATGTCCGCCGTACAGCTGCTTCGggtgtcggtacatgagcggatcaacgctgccgctgaagactttctgctgcaggtggagaaaggaggaggaaaggctcaagtcccggagctgagagcgatgctcaccgagcggctaatGGCGGCGGCTGAGGAGATCCTCGCGGTGCTTGAGGAAACCGTGGCCGAGTACGAGGACCGAGTGGAGCAGTCcgagctggagatctgccgccagaagaggctgctcgatgccgtgatgcagcccgaagtccggctgcacagagcag ACATCCTGGAACTGGTGGTGagtaaagaagaggttccccctgagcagcagcagtggagctcccttgtggaccaggaggacccagagcccccccacattaaagaggaactggaggaACTGTGGACCAATCAGAAGGGAGAGCAGCTTCAAcaactggaggaggctgatatgaagttcacattgactcctgtcgctgtgaagagtgaagaagatgaagagaaacctcAGTTTAcacagcttcatcagagtcagactgaggagaacagagcagaCTGTGGAGgcccagaaccagccaggaactcaggtcctgatggacatttacaacaaggtcctgaggagaagactgaagactcttctgagactgaagtcagTGATGATGATTTGATTCCGACCAGTGAACCTGGGACTGATAAGAAAccctttagttgctctgagtgtggtaaacgATTTAGTCATAAGTGCCTCCTTACTGAACATAGTAGaactcatacaggagagaagccctttagttgctctgagtgtggtaagaGATTTAGTCATAAGGGCGCTCTTACTGTACATAGTAgaattcatacaggagagaaaccatttagttgcACTCAGTGTGGTAAAACATTTGGCCAAAGTAGCTCATTAACTGTACATATGAgaagtcatacaggagagaaaccatttagttgctctcaGTGTGGGAAAAGCTTTATAGGAAACTTTGACTTAAAGAAGCATATGAcaattcatacaggagagaaaccattttgTTGCattgagtgtggtaaaagattcagAATAAACGGCAATCTAACTACACACATGAgaagtcatacaggagagaaaccatttagttgcACCCAGTGTTGTAAGACATTTAGCCAAAAAGGCAAATTAACTGTACATATGAgaagtcatacaggagagaagcccTTTAGGTGCACCCAGTGTGGTAAGACATTTAGCCAAAGTGGCTCTTTAACGCatcatatgaggagtcatacaggagaaaaaacatttagctgCACTCAGTGTGGTCAAAGTTTTTACCGTCAGTCCGATTTAAACAAACATATGAGGAAACATTAG
- the LOC132995904 gene encoding zinc finger protein 771-like, with translation MSAVQLLRVSVHERISAAAEDFLLQVEKGGGKAQVPELRAMLTERLMAAAEEILAVLEETVAEYEDRVEQSELEICRQKRLLDAVMQPEVRLHRADILQLVVIKEEVPSEQQQWSSLVEQEDPEHRNIKEEQEESRTNQKGEQLQQLEGADMKFTLTPVTVKSEEDEEKPQWTQLHQSQTEENRADCGGPEPARNSGPDGHLQPGPEDKTQDSSETEDPSETENSSETEVSVDDDDDWMEPREPLSGLNTRNNKQPLSDMRCTTDKKSFSCSECGKTFNRNYNLKKHMKVHTREDPFSCSECSKTFRHETYLTTHMRSHTEEKPFSCSFCDQRFSHDCYLKRHVSIHTGEKPFSCSKCGKTFRLKGLLTQHTQSHSGEKPFTCTQCGKTFRNRGILNIHIRSHSDEKPFSCTLCGHTFRAIAGLKRHMTSHTGDKPFSCSVCGRKCNDKSKITEHMRIHTGEKPLRCTQCGKTFRYKSLLNQHMRSHTGEELLICT, from the exons ATGTccgccgtgcagctgctgcgggtgtcggtacatgagcggatcagcgctgccgctgaagactttctgctgcaggtggagaaaggaggaggaaaggctcaagtcccggagctgagagcgatgctcaccgagcggctaatGGCGGCGGCTGAGGAGATCCTCGCGGTGCTTGAGGAAACCGTGGCCGAGTACGAGGACCGAGTGGAGCAGTCcgagctggagatctgccgccagaagaggctgctcgatgccgtgatgcagcccgaagtccggctgcacagagcag acatcctgcagctggtggtgattaaagaagaggttccctctgagcagcagcagtggagctccCTTGTGGAACAGGAGGACCCAGAACACCgcaacattaaagaggaacaggaggaatcAAGGACCAATCAGAAGGGAGAGCAGCTTCAACAACTGGAGGGGGCTGATAtgaagttcacattgactcctgtcactgtgaaaagtgaagaagacgaagagAAACCTCAGTGGAcacagcttcatcagagtcagactgaggagaacagagcagaCTGTGGAGgcccagaaccagccaggaactcaggtcctgatggacatttacaaccaggtcctgaggacaagactcaAGACTCCTCTGAGACTGAAGATCCTTCTGAGACTGAaaactcttctgagactgaagtcagtgttgatgatgatgatgattggaTGGAGCCCAGGGAACCTCTGTCTGGTTTAAATAccagaaataacaaacagcctctaagcgATATGAGATGTACAACTGATAAGAAatcatttagttgctctgagtgtggtaaaacatTTAACCGAAACTACAATCTGAAGAAGCATATGAAGGTTCATACACGAGAGGACCCCTTTAGTTGTTCTGAGTGTAGTAAAACATTTAGACATGAGACCTATCTAACTACACATATGAGAAGTCATACAGAAGAGAAGCCCTTTAGTTGCTCTTTCTGTGATCAAAGATTTTCCCATGATTGTTACTTAAAGCGTCATGTGAGCATTCATACGGGAGAAAAACCATTCAGTTGCTCCAAGTGTGGTAAAACATTTAGACTAAAGGGCCTTCTAACTCAACATACGCAAAGTCATTCAGGAGAGAAGCCATTTACTTGCACTCAGTGTGGTAAAACATTTCGTAATAGGGGCATTCTAAATATTCATATAAGGAGTCATTCAGATGAAAAACCCTTTAGCTGCACTCTGTGTGGTCATACATTTAGAGCAATTGCTGGTTTAAAGAGACATATGACAAGTCATACAGGAGAtaaaccatttagttgctctgtgTGTGGTAGGAAGTGTAATGATAAGAGCAAGATAACTGAACATATGAGAattcatactggagagaaaccaTTAAGATGCACGCAGTGTGGTAAAACATTTAGATATAAGAGCCTTCTAAATcaacatatgaggagtcatacaggagaggaACTCTTAATTTGCACTTAG